One genomic window of Medicago truncatula cultivar Jemalong A17 chromosome 1, MtrunA17r5.0-ANR, whole genome shotgun sequence includes the following:
- the LOC11429783 gene encoding uncharacterized protein isoform X1: MGRSRLDALVSVFVTVHPHESSALLHSFFCFFFILSAYFVVLPLRDEGAISLGLSNLPELFIGSLLLTVIATPFTSLVFSLPNLSKNKALVFIHRFFSVSLIVFFILWHYSSAGSSTSNLIGSTALTSKDAKLGDQGSLASSVSWDNRGWFYISVRIGLFLWVALLNLITLSSTWARVIDVMDNESGSRLFGFIGAGATLGQLCGSLFATGMAFVGPFLLLFAALLMELAAQTSRGINCDTSHVEEELSPIRESDSNPENEASEIDRTEHTLKGSPKSSALVKHNVWPILEGLWLILSSTYLLHISLFIWLSAVVSSFFYFQKVSVIASTVTSSLGRRKLFAEINSFIAVFILIGQLTLTGRILTVAGVTAAICSTPFVGFLNLAALALWPDWMVVAICETLRKVVTYVVTRPGRELLFVVVSEDEKYKAKICIDVLVQRLGDAAAAGMYKMLFGTQNGSPSTAALYGLPVCLLWIITAFFLGRRQAQLSKENLRLNVQ; encoded by the exons ATGGGGAGGTCCCGATTAGATGCGCTCGTGTCCGTTTTCGTTACGGTGCACCCGCACGAATCCTCTGCTCTTCTCCATTCCTTCTTTTGCTTCTTCTTC ATTTTGAGTGCTTATTTCGTAGTTTTACCTTTGCGTGACGAAGGTGCAATTTCGTTAGGACTATCAAATCTACCTGaattgtttataggttcattgTTGCTCACCGTCATTGCCACGCCGTTTACATCACTcgtcttctctcttcctaatctCTCTAAAAACAAG GCTTTGGTTTTCATACACAGGTTCTTCAGTGTATCACTCATAGTGTTCTTTATTCTATGGCACTATTCATCAGCTGGATCTTCGACGTCCAATTTGATC GGGTCCACTGCTTTGACCTCGAAAGATGCAAAACTTGGTGATCAAGGCAGTCTTGCATCATCAGTTAGCTGGGATAACCGTGGATGGTTTTATATCTCTGTCCGTATAGGATTGTTTCTTTGG GTTGCTTTGCTTAATCTAATTACACTTTCTTCAACTTGGGCAAGGGTAATTGACGTAATGGACAACGAG TCAGGTTCAAGATTATTTGGGTTTATTGGTGCTGGTGCCACCCTTGGACAACTTTGTGGATCACTGTTTGCCACTGGAATGGCTTTTGTTGGTCCAT TCTTACTTTTGTTTGCTGCTTTGTTGATGGAACTTGCGGCTCAGACATCAAGAGGGATAAATTGCGATACATCTCATGTTGAAGAAGAACTGTCTCCCATTAG agAATCTGATTCCAACCCTGAAAATGAGGCTAGTGAGATTGACAGGACTGAACACACTCTAAAAGGTTCCCCAAAGTCATCCGCTTTAGTGAAGCATAATGTTTGGCCCATATTGGAAGGACTCTGGCTTATACTGTCATCAACCTACCTCTTGCATATATCATTGTTCATCTGGCTGAGTGCAGTTGTCTCTTCATTCTTCTATTTCCAG AAAGTGAGTGTGATTGCCAGCACAGTTACTAGCTCTCTTGGAAGGAGAAAATTGTTTGCCGAGATAAATAGCTTTATTGctgtttttattcttattggACAACTAACATTAACA GGGCGCATTCTTACTGTTGCTGGGGTTACTGCAGCTATATGCTCAACTCCTTTTGTTGGCTTCTTAAATTTAGCAGCTCTAGCTCTTTGGCCAGATTGGATGGTGGTGGCTATTTGTGAGACACTGAGAAAG GTTGTTACATATGTTGTTACAAGGCCAGGAAGAGAACTtctatttgttgttgtttcggAGGATGAAAAGTATAAAGCTAAA ATATGCATAGATGTGCTGGTTCAAAGACTTGGAGATGCTGCAGCAGCTGGAATGTATAAAATGCTATTTGGTACCCAAAACGGAAGCCCGTCAACTGCTGCCCTTTATGGACTTCCG GTTTGTTTGCTGTGGATAATCACAGCATTCTTTTTGGGCCGTAGGCAAGCTCAACTTTCGAAGGAAAATTTGAGATTGAATGTACAGTGA
- the LOC11429783 gene encoding uncharacterized protein isoform X4 has translation MGRSRLDALVSVFVTVHPHESSALLHSFFCFFFILSAYFVVLPLRDEGAISLGLSNLPELFIGSLLLTVIATPFTSLVFSLPNLSKNKALVFIHRFFSVSLIVFFILWHYSSAGSSTSNLIGSTALTSKDAKLGDQGSLASSVSWDNRGWFYISVRIGLFLWVALLNLITLSSTWARVIDVMDNESGSRLFGFIGAGATLGQLCGSLFATGMAFVGPFLLLFAALLMELAAQTSRGINCDTSHVEEELSPIRESDSNPENEASEIDRTEHTLKGSPKSSALVKHNVWPILEGLWLILSSTYLLHISLFIWLSAVVSSFFYFQKVSVIASTVTSSLGRRKLFAEINSFIAVFILIGQLTLTGRILTVAGVTAAICSTPFVGFLNLAALALWPDWMVVAICETLRKVVTYVVTRPGRELLFVVVSEDEKYKAKV, from the exons ATGGGGAGGTCCCGATTAGATGCGCTCGTGTCCGTTTTCGTTACGGTGCACCCGCACGAATCCTCTGCTCTTCTCCATTCCTTCTTTTGCTTCTTCTTC ATTTTGAGTGCTTATTTCGTAGTTTTACCTTTGCGTGACGAAGGTGCAATTTCGTTAGGACTATCAAATCTACCTGaattgtttataggttcattgTTGCTCACCGTCATTGCCACGCCGTTTACATCACTcgtcttctctcttcctaatctCTCTAAAAACAAG GCTTTGGTTTTCATACACAGGTTCTTCAGTGTATCACTCATAGTGTTCTTTATTCTATGGCACTATTCATCAGCTGGATCTTCGACGTCCAATTTGATC GGGTCCACTGCTTTGACCTCGAAAGATGCAAAACTTGGTGATCAAGGCAGTCTTGCATCATCAGTTAGCTGGGATAACCGTGGATGGTTTTATATCTCTGTCCGTATAGGATTGTTTCTTTGG GTTGCTTTGCTTAATCTAATTACACTTTCTTCAACTTGGGCAAGGGTAATTGACGTAATGGACAACGAG TCAGGTTCAAGATTATTTGGGTTTATTGGTGCTGGTGCCACCCTTGGACAACTTTGTGGATCACTGTTTGCCACTGGAATGGCTTTTGTTGGTCCAT TCTTACTTTTGTTTGCTGCTTTGTTGATGGAACTTGCGGCTCAGACATCAAGAGGGATAAATTGCGATACATCTCATGTTGAAGAAGAACTGTCTCCCATTAG agAATCTGATTCCAACCCTGAAAATGAGGCTAGTGAGATTGACAGGACTGAACACACTCTAAAAGGTTCCCCAAAGTCATCCGCTTTAGTGAAGCATAATGTTTGGCCCATATTGGAAGGACTCTGGCTTATACTGTCATCAACCTACCTCTTGCATATATCATTGTTCATCTGGCTGAGTGCAGTTGTCTCTTCATTCTTCTATTTCCAG AAAGTGAGTGTGATTGCCAGCACAGTTACTAGCTCTCTTGGAAGGAGAAAATTGTTTGCCGAGATAAATAGCTTTATTGctgtttttattcttattggACAACTAACATTAACA GGGCGCATTCTTACTGTTGCTGGGGTTACTGCAGCTATATGCTCAACTCCTTTTGTTGGCTTCTTAAATTTAGCAGCTCTAGCTCTTTGGCCAGATTGGATGGTGGTGGCTATTTGTGAGACACTGAGAAAG GTTGTTACATATGTTGTTACAAGGCCAGGAAGAGAACTtctatttgttgttgtttcggAGGATGAAAAGTATAAAGCTAAAGTATGA
- the LOC11421377 gene encoding macro domain-containing protein XCC3184, producing the protein MTTIFTTSRFLLKTLKLTSHSNAVNLRSFRLSAMNTSAMASSNGNGGVVRFPLSSSNALIIQKGDITKWSIDGSTDAIVNPANERMLGGGGADGAIHRAAGPDLLRACRNVPEVRPGVRCPTGEARITPGFLLPASHVIHTVGPIYDVDSNPAASLASAYRNSLRVAKENNIQYIAFPAISCGVYGYPYDEAATVAISTIKEFQNDFKEVHFVLFMSDIYDTWLNKSDELLKY; encoded by the exons ATGACAACCATTTTCACAACTTCCCGTTTTCTGCTAAAAACCCTGAAACTCACCTCACATTCAAACGCCGTTAATCTCAGAAGCTTCCGTTTATCAGCAATGAACACTTCAGCTATGGCTTCCAGTAACGGTAACGGCGGCGTAGTTCGCTTTCCATTATCTTCATCCAACGCTTTGATCATTCAGAAAGGTGATATCACCAAATGGTCCATCGATGGTTCCACTGATGCAATT GTAAATCCTGCAAATGAGAGAATGCTTGGAGGTGGTGGTGCAGATGGAG CCATACATAGGGCTGCTGGTCCAGATCTTCTTAGAGCATGCCGGAATGTTCCAGAAGTCAGGCCTGGAGTTCGCTGCCCAACAGGGGAAGCAAGGATCACACC AGGTTTCTTGCTGCCTGCTTCTCATGTTATTCATACTGTTGGCCCAATCTACGATGTTGATAGTAATCCTGCTGCCTCTCTGGCAAGTGCTTACAG GAATAGTTTGAGGGTTGCAAAAGAGAACAACATTCAGTATATAGCATTCCCAGCCATATCATGTGGTGTTTACGG ATACCCTTACGATGAAGCTGCTACCGTAGCAATTTCTACCATCAAAGAATTCCAAAATGACTTCAAGGAG GTCCACTTCGTTCTCTTCATGTCTGATATTTATGACACATGGTTAAATAAATCGGATGAATTGCTGAAATATTAG
- the LOC11429783 gene encoding uncharacterized protein isoform X2 — translation MGRSRLDALVSVFVTVHPHESSALLHSFFCFFFILSAYFVVLPLRDEGAISLGLSNLPELFIGSLLLTVIATPFTSLVFSLPNLSKNKALVFIHRFFSVSLIVFFILWHYSSAGSSTSNLIGSTALTSKDAKLGDQGSLASSVSWDNRGWFYISVRIGLFLWVALLNLITLSSTWARVIDVMDNESGSRLFGFIGAGATLGQLCGSLFATGMAFVGPFLLLFAALLMELAAQTSRGINCDTSHVEEELSPISEIDRTEHTLKGSPKSSALVKHNVWPILEGLWLILSSTYLLHISLFIWLSAVVSSFFYFQKVSVIASTVTSSLGRRKLFAEINSFIAVFILIGQLTLTGRILTVAGVTAAICSTPFVGFLNLAALALWPDWMVVAICETLRKVVTYVVTRPGRELLFVVVSEDEKYKAKICIDVLVQRLGDAAAAGMYKMLFGTQNGSPSTAALYGLPVCLLWIITAFFLGRRQAQLSKENLRLNVQ, via the exons ATGGGGAGGTCCCGATTAGATGCGCTCGTGTCCGTTTTCGTTACGGTGCACCCGCACGAATCCTCTGCTCTTCTCCATTCCTTCTTTTGCTTCTTCTTC ATTTTGAGTGCTTATTTCGTAGTTTTACCTTTGCGTGACGAAGGTGCAATTTCGTTAGGACTATCAAATCTACCTGaattgtttataggttcattgTTGCTCACCGTCATTGCCACGCCGTTTACATCACTcgtcttctctcttcctaatctCTCTAAAAACAAG GCTTTGGTTTTCATACACAGGTTCTTCAGTGTATCACTCATAGTGTTCTTTATTCTATGGCACTATTCATCAGCTGGATCTTCGACGTCCAATTTGATC GGGTCCACTGCTTTGACCTCGAAAGATGCAAAACTTGGTGATCAAGGCAGTCTTGCATCATCAGTTAGCTGGGATAACCGTGGATGGTTTTATATCTCTGTCCGTATAGGATTGTTTCTTTGG GTTGCTTTGCTTAATCTAATTACACTTTCTTCAACTTGGGCAAGGGTAATTGACGTAATGGACAACGAG TCAGGTTCAAGATTATTTGGGTTTATTGGTGCTGGTGCCACCCTTGGACAACTTTGTGGATCACTGTTTGCCACTGGAATGGCTTTTGTTGGTCCAT TCTTACTTTTGTTTGCTGCTTTGTTGATGGAACTTGCGGCTCAGACATCAAGAGGGATAAATTGCGATACATCTCATGTTGAAGAAGAACTGTCTCCCATTAG TGAGATTGACAGGACTGAACACACTCTAAAAGGTTCCCCAAAGTCATCCGCTTTAGTGAAGCATAATGTTTGGCCCATATTGGAAGGACTCTGGCTTATACTGTCATCAACCTACCTCTTGCATATATCATTGTTCATCTGGCTGAGTGCAGTTGTCTCTTCATTCTTCTATTTCCAG AAAGTGAGTGTGATTGCCAGCACAGTTACTAGCTCTCTTGGAAGGAGAAAATTGTTTGCCGAGATAAATAGCTTTATTGctgtttttattcttattggACAACTAACATTAACA GGGCGCATTCTTACTGTTGCTGGGGTTACTGCAGCTATATGCTCAACTCCTTTTGTTGGCTTCTTAAATTTAGCAGCTCTAGCTCTTTGGCCAGATTGGATGGTGGTGGCTATTTGTGAGACACTGAGAAAG GTTGTTACATATGTTGTTACAAGGCCAGGAAGAGAACTtctatttgttgttgtttcggAGGATGAAAAGTATAAAGCTAAA ATATGCATAGATGTGCTGGTTCAAAGACTTGGAGATGCTGCAGCAGCTGGAATGTATAAAATGCTATTTGGTACCCAAAACGGAAGCCCGTCAACTGCTGCCCTTTATGGACTTCCG GTTTGTTTGCTGTGGATAATCACAGCATTCTTTTTGGGCCGTAGGCAAGCTCAACTTTCGAAGGAAAATTTGAGATTGAATGTACAGTGA
- the LOC11429783 gene encoding uncharacterized protein isoform X5, producing MGRSRLDALVSVFVTVHPHESSALLHSFFCFFFILSAYFVVLPLRDEGAISLGLSNLPELFIGSLLLTVIATPFTSLVFSLPNLSKNKALVFIHRFFSVSLIVFFILWHYSSAGSSTSNLIGSTALTSKDAKLGDQGSLASSVSWDNRGWFYISVRIGLFLWVALLNLITLSSTWARVIDVMDNESGSRLFGFIGAGATLGQLCGSLFATGMAFVGPFLLLFAALLMELAAQTSRGINCDTSHVEEELSPIRESDSNPENEASEIDRTEHTLKGSPKSSALVKHNVWPILEGLWLILSSTYLLHISLFIWLSAVVSSFFYFQKVSVIASTVTSSLGRRKLFAEINSFIAVFILIGQLTLTGRILTVAGVTAAICSTPFVGFLNLAALALWPDWMVVAICETLRKSSLVDPSLYFASAVLSVWG from the exons ATGGGGAGGTCCCGATTAGATGCGCTCGTGTCCGTTTTCGTTACGGTGCACCCGCACGAATCCTCTGCTCTTCTCCATTCCTTCTTTTGCTTCTTCTTC ATTTTGAGTGCTTATTTCGTAGTTTTACCTTTGCGTGACGAAGGTGCAATTTCGTTAGGACTATCAAATCTACCTGaattgtttataggttcattgTTGCTCACCGTCATTGCCACGCCGTTTACATCACTcgtcttctctcttcctaatctCTCTAAAAACAAG GCTTTGGTTTTCATACACAGGTTCTTCAGTGTATCACTCATAGTGTTCTTTATTCTATGGCACTATTCATCAGCTGGATCTTCGACGTCCAATTTGATC GGGTCCACTGCTTTGACCTCGAAAGATGCAAAACTTGGTGATCAAGGCAGTCTTGCATCATCAGTTAGCTGGGATAACCGTGGATGGTTTTATATCTCTGTCCGTATAGGATTGTTTCTTTGG GTTGCTTTGCTTAATCTAATTACACTTTCTTCAACTTGGGCAAGGGTAATTGACGTAATGGACAACGAG TCAGGTTCAAGATTATTTGGGTTTATTGGTGCTGGTGCCACCCTTGGACAACTTTGTGGATCACTGTTTGCCACTGGAATGGCTTTTGTTGGTCCAT TCTTACTTTTGTTTGCTGCTTTGTTGATGGAACTTGCGGCTCAGACATCAAGAGGGATAAATTGCGATACATCTCATGTTGAAGAAGAACTGTCTCCCATTAG agAATCTGATTCCAACCCTGAAAATGAGGCTAGTGAGATTGACAGGACTGAACACACTCTAAAAGGTTCCCCAAAGTCATCCGCTTTAGTGAAGCATAATGTTTGGCCCATATTGGAAGGACTCTGGCTTATACTGTCATCAACCTACCTCTTGCATATATCATTGTTCATCTGGCTGAGTGCAGTTGTCTCTTCATTCTTCTATTTCCAG AAAGTGAGTGTGATTGCCAGCACAGTTACTAGCTCTCTTGGAAGGAGAAAATTGTTTGCCGAGATAAATAGCTTTATTGctgtttttattcttattggACAACTAACATTAACA GGGCGCATTCTTACTGTTGCTGGGGTTACTGCAGCTATATGCTCAACTCCTTTTGTTGGCTTCTTAAATTTAGCAGCTCTAGCTCTTTGGCCAGATTGGATGGTGGTGGCTATTTGTGAGACACTGAGAAAG AGCTCTCTGGTCGATCCCTCCCTTTATTTTGCCTCAGCTGTCCTTTCAGTTTGGGGCTAG
- the LOC11429783 gene encoding uncharacterized protein isoform X3: MGRSRLDALVSVFVTVHPHESSALLHSFFCFFFILSAYFVVLPLRDEGAISLGLSNLPELFIGSLLLTVIATPFTSLVFSLPNLSKNKALVFIHRFFSVSLIVFFILWHYSSAGSSTSNLIGSTALTSKDAKLGDQGSLASSVSWDNRGWFYISVRIGLFLWVALLNLITLSSTWARVIDVMDNESGSRLFGFIGAGATLGQLCGSLFATGMAFVGPFLLLFAALLMELAAQTSRGINCDTSHVEEELSPIRTEHTLKGSPKSSALVKHNVWPILEGLWLILSSTYLLHISLFIWLSAVVSSFFYFQKVSVIASTVTSSLGRRKLFAEINSFIAVFILIGQLTLTGRILTVAGVTAAICSTPFVGFLNLAALALWPDWMVVAICETLRKVVTYVVTRPGRELLFVVVSEDEKYKAKICIDVLVQRLGDAAAAGMYKMLFGTQNGSPSTAALYGLPVCLLWIITAFFLGRRQAQLSKENLRLNVQ; the protein is encoded by the exons ATGGGGAGGTCCCGATTAGATGCGCTCGTGTCCGTTTTCGTTACGGTGCACCCGCACGAATCCTCTGCTCTTCTCCATTCCTTCTTTTGCTTCTTCTTC ATTTTGAGTGCTTATTTCGTAGTTTTACCTTTGCGTGACGAAGGTGCAATTTCGTTAGGACTATCAAATCTACCTGaattgtttataggttcattgTTGCTCACCGTCATTGCCACGCCGTTTACATCACTcgtcttctctcttcctaatctCTCTAAAAACAAG GCTTTGGTTTTCATACACAGGTTCTTCAGTGTATCACTCATAGTGTTCTTTATTCTATGGCACTATTCATCAGCTGGATCTTCGACGTCCAATTTGATC GGGTCCACTGCTTTGACCTCGAAAGATGCAAAACTTGGTGATCAAGGCAGTCTTGCATCATCAGTTAGCTGGGATAACCGTGGATGGTTTTATATCTCTGTCCGTATAGGATTGTTTCTTTGG GTTGCTTTGCTTAATCTAATTACACTTTCTTCAACTTGGGCAAGGGTAATTGACGTAATGGACAACGAG TCAGGTTCAAGATTATTTGGGTTTATTGGTGCTGGTGCCACCCTTGGACAACTTTGTGGATCACTGTTTGCCACTGGAATGGCTTTTGTTGGTCCAT TCTTACTTTTGTTTGCTGCTTTGTTGATGGAACTTGCGGCTCAGACATCAAGAGGGATAAATTGCGATACATCTCATGTTGAAGAAGAACTGTCTCCCATTAG GACTGAACACACTCTAAAAGGTTCCCCAAAGTCATCCGCTTTAGTGAAGCATAATGTTTGGCCCATATTGGAAGGACTCTGGCTTATACTGTCATCAACCTACCTCTTGCATATATCATTGTTCATCTGGCTGAGTGCAGTTGTCTCTTCATTCTTCTATTTCCAG AAAGTGAGTGTGATTGCCAGCACAGTTACTAGCTCTCTTGGAAGGAGAAAATTGTTTGCCGAGATAAATAGCTTTATTGctgtttttattcttattggACAACTAACATTAACA GGGCGCATTCTTACTGTTGCTGGGGTTACTGCAGCTATATGCTCAACTCCTTTTGTTGGCTTCTTAAATTTAGCAGCTCTAGCTCTTTGGCCAGATTGGATGGTGGTGGCTATTTGTGAGACACTGAGAAAG GTTGTTACATATGTTGTTACAAGGCCAGGAAGAGAACTtctatttgttgttgtttcggAGGATGAAAAGTATAAAGCTAAA ATATGCATAGATGTGCTGGTTCAAAGACTTGGAGATGCTGCAGCAGCTGGAATGTATAAAATGCTATTTGGTACCCAAAACGGAAGCCCGTCAACTGCTGCCCTTTATGGACTTCCG GTTTGTTTGCTGTGGATAATCACAGCATTCTTTTTGGGCCGTAGGCAAGCTCAACTTTCGAAGGAAAATTTGAGATTGAATGTACAGTGA
- the LOC11434632 gene encoding pentatricopeptide repeat-containing protein At3g24000, mitochondrial translates to MIQCKRISPLPFSSTALSTIFRTLYQSAAPSTPPQSSIPDNNTTTTNKNKCNISHYIIDDTNLLRPSLNPNSTTGLHVLDLINNGSLEPDRTIYNKLLKRCTMLGKLKQGKLVHTHLMNSKFRNDLVIKNSILFMYAKCGSLEIARQVFDEMCVKDVVTWTSMITGYSQDGYASSATTALVLFLEMVRDGLRPNEFALSSLVKCCGFLGSCVDGKQIHGCCWKYGFQENVFVGSSLVDMYARCGELRESRLVFDELESKNEVSWNALISGFARKGEGEEALGLFVKMQREGFGATEFTYSALLCSSSTTGSLEQGKWLHAHMMKSGKKLVGYVGNTLLHMYAKSGNICDAKKVFDRLVKVDVVSCNSMLIGYAQHGLGKEAVELFEEMMLWVEIEPNDITFLSVLTACSHAGLLDEGLYYFELMKKYGLEPKLSHYTTVVDLFGRAGLLDQAKSFIEEMPIEPNATIWGALLGASKMHKNTEMGAYAAQKVLELDPFYPGAHTLLSNIYASAGQWKDVAKVRKEMKDSGLKKEPACSWVEIENSVHIFSANDISHPQKNKVYEMWENLNQKIKEIGYVPDTSHVHVFVDQQEKELNLQYHSEKLALAFALLNTKPGSVIRIMKNIRVCGDCHSAIKYVSLVVKREIIVRDTNRFHHFRDGSCSCRDYW, encoded by the coding sequence ATGATCCAATGCAAAAGAATATCCCCATTACCCTTTTCATCCACCGCACTTTCCACAATCTTCCGCACCCTCTATCAATCCGCAGCTCCATCTACACCTCCACAATCCTCCATTCCAGACAataacaccaccaccaccaacaaaaacaaatgtaacatCTCACATTACATCATAGACGACACAAACCTCCTCCGTCCAAGTCTCAATCCAAACTCAACAACCGGTCTTCATGTTCTAGACCTCATCAACAATGGTTCACTTGAACCGGACCGAACCATTTACAACAAACTCTTAAAAAGATGCACCATGCTAGGAAAACTGAAACAGGGAAAATTGGTTCATACCCATTTGATGAATTCTAAGTTTAGGAATGATTTAGttattaaaaattcaattttgtttatgtatgCTAAATGTGGGAGTTTGGAAATTGCGCgccaagtgtttgatgaaatgtgtGTTAAAGATGTGGTGACATGGACTTCAATGATTACTGGGTATTCGCAAGATGGGTATGCGAGTAGTGCTACTACCGCGCTTGTTTTGTTTCTTGAGATGGTTAGAGATGGGTTGAGACCGAATGAGTTTGCGTTGTCGAGTTTGGTGAAGTGTTGTGGGTTTTTAGGGAGTTGTGTTGATGGGAAGCAGATTCATGGGTGTTGTTGGAAATATGGGTTTCAGGAGAACGTGTTTGTTGGGAGTTCGCTTGTGGATATGTATGCGAGGTGTGGGGAGTTAAGGGAATCACGGTTGGTTTTTGATGAGCTTGAGAGTAAAAATGAGGTTTCGTGGAATGCTTTGATATCTGGTTTTGCGAGGAAAGGTGAAGGAGAGGAGGCTTTGGGTTTGTTTGTGAAGATGCAAAGGGAGGGTTTTGGAGCGACTGAGTTTACTTATTCCGCTTTATTGTGTTCTTCTTCGACAACGGGGTCTTTGGAGCAAGGGAAATGGCTTCATGCACATATGATGAAATCGGGAAAGAAATTGGTTGGTTACGTGGGGAACACACTTCTTCACATGTATGCGAAATCGGGGAATATTTGTGATGCGAAGAAGGTTTTTGATCGTTTGGTTAAGGTTGATGTTGTTTCTTGCAATTCCATGTTGATAGGGTATGCTCAACATGGGCTTGGAAAGGAAGCTGTGGAACTTTTTGAAGAGATGATGTTGTGGGTTGAGATTGAACCCAATGATATAACATTCCTTTCTGTTCTTACAGCCTGTAGCCATGCCGGGCTTTTGGACGAgggtttatattattttgagttAATGAAGAAGTATGGTCTTGAACCAAAACTCTCACACTACACGACGGTTGTTGATCTTTTTGGTCGAGCTggtcttcttgatcaggctaagaGTTTCATTGAAGAAATGCCAATTGAACCAAATGCAACTATCTGGGGAGCTTTGCTTGGTGCGtctaaaatgcataaaaatacgGAAATGGGTGCTTACGCCGCTCAAAAGGTTTTAGAGCTTGACCCTTTTTATCCAGGAGCACATACACTGCTATCCAACATTTATGCCTCTGCTGGTCAATGGAAGGATGTTGCAAAAGTGAGAAAGGAGATGAAGGATAGTGGGTTGAAGAAGGAACCGGCTTGTAGTTGGGTTGAGATTGAGAATTCTGTCCATATATTTTCGGCAAATGACATTTCTCATCCACAGAAAAATAAGGTTTATGAAATGTGGGAGAATCTAAATCAGAAAATTAAAGAGATTGGATATGTTCCTGATACAAGTCATGTGCATGTCTTTGTAGATCAACAGGAGAAGGAATTGAATTTGCAGTATCATAGTGAGAAGTTGGCTCTTGCTTTTGCCCTTTTAAATACTAAACCAGGATCCGTTATACGAATTATGAAAAATATCAGGGTCTGTGGTGATTGCCACTCAGCAATAAAATATGTGTCTTtggttgtgaagagagaaatcaTTGTTAGAGACACCAATAGGTTCCATCATTTTCGTGATGGATCGTGCTCTTGTAGGGACTACTGGTAG